In Pseudomonas sp. ADAK18, a single window of DNA contains:
- a CDS encoding Dyp-type peroxidase produces MTTLNPNADPQSVCSPITSSAIFMVATLAPGSDAAKTVREWCGDVAALTRSVGKRVPTGNLTCVCGFGSTAWDALFGSPRPASLHPFHEVGVAGRMAVSTPGDVLLHIRADQMDLCFELATQIMSALGDAVTVVDEVQGFRNFDMRSIIGFVDGTENPTGRKAVGFTIVGDEDPTFSGASYVLVQKYLHNMKAWNELSTEAQERVIGRTKLSDIELGDEVKPANSHSALTTITKDGEEVKILRDNMPFGRPGAGEFGTYFIGYARSPEPLELMLENMFVGRPAGNYDRLLDFSTAVTGGLFFVPSADLLEELADRKP; encoded by the coding sequence ATGACAACGCTCAATCCGAATGCCGATCCCCAGTCTGTCTGCAGCCCTATCACCAGCAGCGCGATTTTCATGGTTGCCACATTGGCCCCCGGCAGCGATGCGGCCAAGACCGTGCGTGAATGGTGCGGTGACGTTGCAGCTCTCACGCGCTCCGTTGGTAAGCGGGTGCCGACGGGCAACCTGACATGCGTCTGTGGCTTTGGCTCCACCGCCTGGGACGCCCTGTTCGGCAGCCCACGCCCTGCATCGCTGCACCCGTTTCATGAAGTCGGTGTAGCGGGGCGCATGGCGGTTTCCACGCCGGGTGATGTCTTGCTGCACATTCGTGCCGATCAGATGGACCTGTGCTTTGAACTGGCGACGCAAATCATGTCGGCCCTCGGCGATGCCGTGACCGTCGTCGATGAGGTGCAGGGTTTCCGTAACTTCGATATGCGCAGCATCATTGGTTTTGTCGATGGCACGGAGAACCCGACCGGTCGCAAGGCCGTCGGCTTCACCATCGTCGGTGATGAAGACCCAACCTTCAGTGGCGCCAGCTATGTGCTGGTGCAGAAGTACCTGCACAACATGAAGGCCTGGAACGAATTGTCCACCGAGGCCCAGGAACGAGTGATCGGGCGTACCAAACTGTCCGATATCGAACTCGGCGATGAGGTTAAACCGGCCAACTCCCACAGTGCCTTGACCACCATCACCAAGGACGGCGAGGAAGTGAAAATCCTGCGGGACAACATGCCGTTTGGCCGGCCAGGCGCCGGGGAATTCGGGACGTACTTCATCGGCTACGCGCGCTCGCCGGAGCCGCTGGAATTGATGCTTGAGAACATGTTTGTCGGCCGGCCCGCCGGTAACTATGACCGGCTGCTGGACTTCAGTACGGCGGTGACCGGCGGCTTGTTCTTCGTGCCGTCCGCCGATCTGCTGGAAGAGTTGGCTGACCGCAAGCCTTAG
- a CDS encoding sugar ABC transporter substrate-binding protein, which produces MSRCTLFFATLLLLFSQWTFASYRIGVSIARVDDNFMTYVRNGLQEAAKQEDVQIQFEDAQGDVVRQLNQVEGFLNQKVDAVIVLPVDTAATANMTRAAVAANKPLVYVNRHPDERNLPKGVVTVASNDIEAGQLQMRFLAEKLGGKGTLAIIMGDLAQNATHDRTEGVKQVLKDYPGIKVVEQQSAEWQRNKGMDLTSNWLLAGTHFDAIVANNDEMAIGAAMALQQAGKAKGEIAIVGIDGLPDGLAAIKRGMLAASVFQDPRAQASSALQAAIKMIKGEPVDSEVWVPFQLIKPDQVAVFEQRYK; this is translated from the coding sequence ATGAGCCGCTGCACCTTGTTTTTCGCCACGCTGCTATTGCTCTTCAGCCAATGGACGTTTGCCAGTTACCGTATTGGCGTCAGCATCGCCAGGGTCGACGACAATTTCATGACCTACGTGCGCAACGGTCTTCAAGAGGCTGCGAAACAGGAAGACGTCCAGATCCAGTTCGAAGACGCCCAGGGCGATGTAGTGCGCCAACTCAATCAGGTCGAAGGGTTTCTCAACCAGAAGGTCGATGCCGTCATTGTCTTGCCCGTGGACACCGCTGCCACGGCCAACATGACCCGTGCCGCTGTCGCCGCGAACAAGCCTCTGGTCTATGTCAACCGCCATCCGGACGAGCGCAACTTGCCCAAAGGCGTGGTCACGGTGGCGTCCAATGACATCGAAGCCGGACAGTTGCAGATGCGCTTCCTGGCGGAAAAACTGGGTGGCAAAGGCACCCTCGCGATCATCATGGGCGACCTCGCGCAGAACGCTACGCATGACCGCACCGAAGGCGTCAAACAGGTGCTCAAGGACTATCCCGGGATTAAGGTCGTTGAGCAGCAAAGTGCCGAGTGGCAGCGCAACAAAGGCATGGACCTGACCAGCAACTGGCTGCTGGCCGGCACCCACTTCGACGCCATCGTCGCCAACAACGACGAAATGGCCATCGGCGCCGCCATGGCCTTGCAGCAGGCCGGAAAAGCCAAGGGCGAGATTGCAATTGTCGGCATCGACGGCCTGCCTGACGGTCTGGCAGCCATCAAACGCGGGATGCTCGCGGCGTCGGTATTCCAGGATCCCAGGGCGCAAGCCAGCAGCGCGTTGCAAGCGGCGATCAAGATGATCAAGGGCGAACCGGTGGACTCGGAGGTCTGGGTGCCTTTCCAGTTGATCAAGCCGGATCAGGTGGCGGTGTTTGAGCAGCGCTACAAATAA
- a CDS encoding polyamine ABC transporter substrate-binding protein, with the protein MIHIRCMQLALASLFSIGLAGAEAAEPQVNVYNWYDFIAPDAMKSFQAQTGIGSTFDVFDNADVMQGKLMAGRSNYDVVVASGDVMPNLIKAGVLKELDRTQLPNWSHLDPEILAKVQRNDPGNRYAVPYLWGTTGLGYDVDKVKALLGEHAPVDSWDLIFKEENIAKLSQCGVATLDAPGDIIPIALHYLGLPYNSQNPEDYRKAEALLLKVRPYIRYFDSSRFISDLANGNVCVVLGWAGGVMDARKASEAAGNGRQIEYSIPREGAPLWVESLVLLNDAPHPEQGLAFINYMLDPQVIARSSNYLSYANANKDATSLVEEKIRRNPGVYPSKAVLDTLFTLETMPLKVERIRTRMWSKIKSGS; encoded by the coding sequence ATGATCCATATCCGCTGCATGCAACTGGCCCTGGCCTCGCTGTTCAGTATCGGTCTGGCGGGTGCCGAGGCCGCCGAGCCCCAGGTGAATGTCTACAACTGGTATGACTTCATCGCCCCGGATGCGATGAAGAGCTTCCAGGCCCAGACCGGCATCGGCTCGACCTTTGATGTGTTCGACAACGCCGACGTCATGCAGGGCAAACTCATGGCCGGGCGCAGTAACTATGACGTGGTGGTGGCCAGCGGCGATGTCATGCCAAATCTGATCAAGGCCGGTGTGCTCAAGGAACTGGATCGCACGCAGCTACCCAACTGGTCCCACCTCGACCCCGAGATTCTCGCCAAGGTGCAACGCAACGACCCGGGCAATCGTTATGCCGTGCCGTACCTGTGGGGCACCACCGGGCTGGGTTATGACGTGGACAAGGTCAAGGCACTCCTCGGTGAGCATGCACCGGTCGACTCCTGGGACCTGATCTTCAAGGAAGAAAACATCGCCAAGCTGAGCCAGTGCGGTGTGGCCACACTGGATGCGCCCGGCGATATCATTCCCATCGCCTTGCATTACTTGGGGTTGCCCTATAACAGCCAGAACCCCGAGGACTACCGCAAGGCCGAAGCGTTATTGCTGAAGGTGCGCCCCTACATTCGATACTTTGATTCCTCACGCTTTATCAGCGACCTGGCCAACGGCAACGTCTGTGTGGTGTTGGGTTGGGCGGGCGGGGTAATGGATGCCCGCAAAGCCTCGGAAGCGGCCGGTAATGGCCGTCAGATCGAGTACAGCATTCCCCGGGAGGGCGCGCCACTCTGGGTCGAAAGCCTGGTGCTGCTCAACGATGCGCCTCACCCTGAGCAAGGGTTGGCGTTCATCAATTACATGCTCGATCCGCAGGTGATCGCCCGCTCGTCCAACTACCTGAGCTATGCCAACGCCAACAAGGACGCGACCAGCCTGGTGGAGGAGAAGATTCGCCGCAATCCAGGGGTTTATCCTTCGAAAGCGGTGCTGGATACCTTGTTCACCCTGGAGACCATGCCGCTGAAGGTGGAACGTATTCGCACGCGGATGTGGAGCAAGATCAAGAGCGGTAGTTGA
- a CDS encoding undecaprenyl-diphosphate phosphatase — translation MTNICSSGLDVGFASLDYLQIGILGIIQGITELLPVSSTAHMRIVPALLGWPDPGSAFSAAMQLAALAAVVSYFWRDVRQVVTGSMDAVRQRDFNNQWFKLAVAIVLATIPIGIVGLALSSTLNACNSPLRGLMVIGISCVVMAVLLAAAELSARHQRTVGEMRLRDALIVGIAQIGALIPGVSRSGSTLTAALFLNFKREEAARFSFLLGLPAIALAGLKELWVLFHAQLPAQAWSHLIFGLVVASVSAFFAIWGLMKFLERFSTWPFVIYRAVLGVFLIVAVSTGLLS, via the coding sequence TTGACAAATATCTGTTCCAGCGGCCTTGACGTTGGCTTTGCTTCTCTGGATTACCTACAGATCGGTATCCTGGGCATTATCCAAGGCATTACCGAACTGCTGCCGGTTTCTTCCACCGCCCATATGCGCATCGTTCCCGCCCTACTCGGCTGGCCCGACCCAGGTTCCGCGTTCTCTGCGGCCATGCAACTGGCGGCACTGGCGGCCGTGGTCAGCTACTTCTGGCGGGATGTGCGGCAAGTGGTGACCGGCAGCATGGACGCTGTGCGTCAGCGGGACTTCAATAACCAGTGGTTCAAGCTCGCAGTGGCCATCGTGCTGGCCACCATCCCCATCGGTATCGTCGGCCTGGCGTTATCCTCGACCCTCAACGCCTGCAACTCGCCGTTGCGCGGCCTGATGGTGATCGGGATTTCCTGCGTGGTGATGGCGGTGTTGCTGGCTGCGGCCGAACTCAGCGCGCGCCATCAACGGACCGTGGGTGAGATGCGCCTGCGGGATGCGCTGATTGTCGGTATTGCACAGATCGGCGCGCTGATCCCCGGCGTGTCCCGTTCCGGCTCAACCCTCACTGCCGCGCTGTTCCTGAACTTCAAACGCGAAGAAGCGGCGCGTTTTTCCTTCCTGCTGGGACTGCCCGCCATCGCCTTGGCCGGCCTGAAAGAGCTGTGGGTGCTGTTCCATGCGCAACTGCCGGCGCAAGCGTGGAGCCATCTGATCTTTGGCCTGGTGGTCGCCAGCGTCTCGGCGTTTTTCGCAATCTGGGGCCTGATGAAGTTCCTGGAACGGTTCTCCACCTGGCCTTTCGTGATCTATCGCGCGGTGCTGGGGGTTTTCCTGATTGTGGCGGTCAGCACCGGGTTGTTGAGCTGA
- a CDS encoding FdhF/YdeP family oxidoreductase, with protein sequence MSEVERYKPYKGAAAGWGALMAVTKYWLGSENAFKNIRAMLKTNQNGGFDCPGCAWGESPEDGLVKFCENGAKAVNWEATGRLVNPAFFSKYTVSSLAAQSDYWLEYQGRLTHPMRYDVLVDRYVETSWDEAFALIAQHLKDLESPDQAEFYTSGRASNEAAYLYQLFVRAYGTNNFPDCSNMCHEASGLGMGDSVGVGKGTVTFDDLEHADAIFVIGQNPGTNHPRMLEPLREAVKRGAQVVCFNPLKERGLERFQHPQHPLEMLTNGSEPTSSAYFCPALGGDMAAMRGIAKFLLQWEREALATGGEAVFDREFIAEHTSGLDTYLAELDATSWEHIVEQSGLSLEDIELAARMYRKAKRVIMCWAMGVTQHTHSVLTVQEIINVQLLRGNIGRPGAGLSPVRGHSNVQGDRTMGINELAPPEFIDALEARFDFKVPRKHGHNTILAIEAMEEGRSKVFIGLGGNFAQATPDSPRTHEALRKCELTVHIATKLNRSHLVTGRDALILPCLGRTDIDMQQEGPQGVTVEDTFSMVHISHGQLKPKSALMRSEPAIIAGIANATLGKHPIDWLWTVADYGRIRDLIADTIPGFEDFNTKLLHPGGFHLGNAAAERIWHTATGKAMFVPSELPEHLIPEGVRNLDVKPDLILQTLRSHDQYNTTLYGLDDRYRGVYGMREVLFVNEQDIRRLGYEPGQKVDMVSLWGDGRERRVTGFTLIAYDIPTGQAAAYYPETNPLVPLGSYGDRTFTPTSKFISIRLEPAQVSNLIQAIGA encoded by the coding sequence ATGAGTGAAGTTGAGCGTTATAAACCGTATAAAGGGGCCGCCGCCGGTTGGGGTGCGCTGATGGCCGTGACCAAGTACTGGTTGGGCAGCGAAAACGCGTTCAAGAACATTCGGGCGATGCTCAAGACCAACCAGAACGGCGGCTTCGACTGCCCGGGCTGCGCGTGGGGAGAGTCGCCGGAAGACGGCTTGGTCAAGTTCTGCGAGAACGGCGCCAAGGCGGTCAACTGGGAGGCCACCGGCCGCCTGGTCAACCCTGCATTTTTCAGTAAGTACACCGTCTCGTCGTTGGCCGCACAAAGTGACTATTGGCTCGAATACCAAGGCCGGCTGACGCACCCCATGCGTTATGACGTGCTGGTTGATCGTTACGTTGAAACCAGCTGGGACGAAGCGTTTGCCTTGATCGCCCAGCACCTCAAGGACCTGGAATCGCCTGACCAGGCGGAGTTCTACACCTCCGGCCGGGCCAGCAACGAGGCGGCTTACCTCTATCAGCTGTTCGTTCGCGCCTACGGCACCAATAATTTCCCCGACTGCTCGAACATGTGCCACGAAGCCAGCGGCCTGGGCATGGGTGACAGCGTTGGTGTGGGCAAGGGCACGGTAACCTTTGATGACCTGGAACACGCCGACGCCATTTTCGTGATTGGCCAGAACCCTGGCACCAACCACCCGCGCATGCTTGAACCCTTGCGTGAAGCGGTGAAACGCGGCGCTCAGGTGGTGTGTTTCAACCCCCTCAAGGAGCGTGGCCTGGAACGCTTCCAGCACCCGCAGCATCCGTTGGAAATGCTCACTAACGGCTCCGAGCCGACTTCGTCAGCGTACTTCTGCCCGGCCCTTGGCGGCGACATGGCGGCGATGCGCGGTATCGCCAAATTCCTCCTGCAGTGGGAGCGCGAAGCCCTGGCCACTGGCGGCGAGGCGGTCTTCGACCGCGAGTTCATCGCCGAACATACCTCGGGCCTGGATACCTACCTGGCCGAACTCGACGCCACGTCGTGGGAGCACATCGTTGAGCAGTCCGGCCTGAGCCTGGAAGACATCGAGTTGGCCGCGCGCATGTACCGCAAGGCCAAGCGCGTGATCATGTGCTGGGCCATGGGCGTGACCCAGCACACACACTCGGTGCTGACCGTGCAGGAAATCATCAACGTGCAGCTGTTGCGCGGCAATATCGGCCGCCCGGGCGCCGGCCTGTCGCCGGTACGTGGCCACAGCAACGTGCAGGGCGACCGCACCATGGGCATCAACGAACTGGCGCCGCCCGAGTTCATTGACGCACTGGAAGCGCGCTTTGACTTCAAGGTGCCACGCAAGCACGGGCACAACACCATTCTGGCGATCGAGGCGATGGAAGAAGGGCGCTCGAAGGTCTTTATCGGCCTGGGGGGCAACTTCGCCCAAGCCACACCCGACAGCCCGCGTACCCATGAGGCACTGCGCAAGTGCGAGCTGACCGTGCACATTGCCACCAAGCTCAATCGTAGCCATCTGGTCACCGGTCGGGACGCGCTGATCCTGCCGTGTCTGGGCCGCACCGATATCGACATGCAGCAGGAAGGCCCACAAGGCGTGACGGTGGAAGACACCTTCAGCATGGTGCATATCTCCCACGGCCAACTGAAACCCAAATCCGCGCTGATGCGTTCGGAGCCCGCGATCATTGCCGGGATTGCCAACGCCACCCTGGGCAAGCACCCCATCGACTGGCTCTGGACCGTCGCCGACTATGGCCGCATCCGTGACCTGATCGCCGACACCATTCCCGGGTTCGAAGATTTCAACACCAAGCTGTTGCACCCTGGCGGCTTTCACCTGGGCAACGCGGCGGCCGAGCGCATTTGGCACACCGCCACCGGCAAGGCGATGTTTGTGCCCAGCGAGCTGCCGGAGCATCTGATTCCTGAAGGCGTACGCAACCTGGATGTGAAGCCGGACCTGATCTTGCAAACCCTGCGTTCCCACGATCAGTACAACACCACCCTGTATGGCCTGGATGACCGCTATCGCGGGGTGTACGGCATGCGCGAAGTACTGTTCGTCAACGAACAGGACATCCGTCGGTTGGGCTACGAGCCTGGGCAAAAGGTCGACATGGTCTCGTTGTGGGGGGACGGTCGTGAACGTCGCGTGACGGGTTTTACCCTGATTGCCTATGACATCCCCACCGGGCAGGCCGCCGCCTATTACCCGGAAACCAACCCGCTGGTACCGCTGGGCAGCTACGGCGACCGTACCTTTACGCCCACCTCGAAGTTCATCTCGATTCGGCTTGAGCCGGCGCAGGTGAGCAACCTGATTCAAGCCATCGGCGCTTGA
- the moaB gene encoding molybdenum cofactor biosynthesis protein B, giving the protein MSVKSDTPFVPLNIAVLTVSDTRAYADDTSGQLLVSRLLEAGHTLGARNLLKDDLYKIRAQVAHWIAEDEIQVVLITGGTGFTGRDSTPEAVSCLLDKQIDGFGELFRAISILDIGTSTVQSRALAGLANGTLVCCLPGSTGACRTAWEGILAEQLDARHRPCNFVPHLKSVKACESRG; this is encoded by the coding sequence ATGAGCGTGAAGTCGGATACGCCGTTTGTCCCGTTGAATATTGCCGTGCTGACCGTCAGTGATACCCGCGCCTATGCCGATGACACCTCCGGACAGTTGCTGGTCAGTCGCTTGCTGGAGGCCGGGCACACACTGGGTGCGCGCAACCTGCTCAAGGATGACCTGTATAAAATCCGCGCCCAGGTAGCCCACTGGATTGCCGAGGATGAGATCCAGGTGGTGCTGATTACTGGCGGCACCGGGTTTACCGGGCGTGACAGCACGCCGGAGGCCGTGAGCTGTTTGCTGGACAAGCAGATTGACGGTTTTGGCGAATTGTTCCGGGCCATCTCCATCCTCGATATCGGCACCTCCACCGTACAGAGTCGGGCACTGGCCGGGTTGGCCAACGGCACACTGGTGTGCTGCTTGCCGGGCTCGACGGGCGCCTGTCGTACTGCGTGGGAAGGGATCCTGGCCGAGCAATTGGACGCGCGCCACCGGCCCTGCAATTTCGTCCCGCATCTCAAGTCCGTAAAAGCCTGCGAGTCACGGGGATGA
- a CDS encoding LysR family transcriptional regulator — MDIKQLKFLIALEQTRHFGQAAARCHITQPTLSMRLRNLEDELGLELVTRGQRFEGFTQAGERVLAWARTLLAAHDGLFAEAAACRGQLVGNLRLGLVPLSGFNPINYVQGLSQTFPELKFSLSSMSSDRIIEGLGNNQLDLGICYLDHVSSHLLDFFELGETRVGLLYDTRHFQFEGTEMSWEDAAQLPLGMISNGMHYRKSIDLSFRSRGLDPQPILETDSTHQLFQAIHEGFCCSIMPLDSGWEKPIETLAFINLPDASVLAPLGLVMRKTEPRSAIAEKCFAEAKRLFGAPPKTS; from the coding sequence GTGGACATCAAGCAACTCAAATTCCTGATCGCCCTGGAACAGACCCGTCACTTCGGACAGGCCGCTGCGCGCTGCCATATCACCCAGCCGACCCTGTCCATGCGTTTGCGTAACCTGGAGGATGAGCTGGGCCTAGAACTGGTGACCCGTGGCCAGCGTTTCGAAGGTTTCACCCAGGCCGGCGAACGGGTCCTGGCATGGGCACGGACCCTACTGGCGGCCCATGACGGGCTGTTCGCCGAAGCCGCCGCCTGCCGTGGACAACTGGTGGGTAACTTGCGCCTGGGCCTGGTGCCGTTGAGCGGCTTTAACCCGATCAACTATGTGCAGGGGCTTTCCCAGACGTTCCCGGAACTCAAGTTCAGCCTGTCGTCCATGAGTTCGGACCGGATCATCGAGGGCCTGGGCAACAATCAACTGGATCTGGGTATTTGCTACCTCGATCATGTCAGCTCCCATCTGCTGGATTTTTTCGAATTGGGGGAGACCCGTGTCGGTTTGCTGTACGACACGCGCCATTTCCAGTTCGAAGGCACCGAGATGAGCTGGGAGGACGCCGCCCAACTGCCATTGGGGATGATCAGCAATGGCATGCACTATCGTAAATCCATTGACCTGAGCTTTCGCAGCCGTGGGCTCGACCCGCAGCCCATCCTGGAGACCGACTCCACGCACCAGCTGTTCCAGGCGATTCATGAAGGCTTTTGCTGCTCCATCATGCCCCTGGACAGTGGCTGGGAAAAACCGATTGAGACCCTGGCCTTCATCAACCTCCCGGACGCCAGCGTGCTGGCGCCCCTGGGGCTGGTAATGCGCAAGACCGAACCGCGCTCGGCCATCGCCGAGAAGTGTTTTGCCGAGGCGAAAAGACTGTTCGGCGCACCGCCAAAGACCTCCTAA
- a CDS encoding GNAT family N-acetyltransferase gives MPMPSIPDTTVEMIQTGPEHAELIRNLYQFYAYESSDWEQEDVEVDGRFYIHEEHLARYWQEPQWSANLLLVDGYIAGFLLIESSELADLNALELADLFILKRYRRKGIGRAIATQVLTSGDANWLVRFYDQDEASQAFWRSVLDGLPRPVQAIELDDDPQLVSFLVTRAVH, from the coding sequence ATGCCAATGCCTTCAATCCCTGATACCACCGTCGAGATGATCCAGACTGGCCCGGAACACGCCGAGTTGATCCGCAACCTCTACCAGTTCTATGCCTATGAGTCCTCGGACTGGGAGCAGGAAGACGTGGAAGTGGACGGCCGCTTCTACATTCACGAGGAACACCTGGCCCGCTACTGGCAAGAGCCGCAGTGGAGCGCCAACCTGCTGTTGGTCGACGGTTACATCGCCGGCTTCCTGTTGATCGAATCCAGCGAACTGGCGGATCTTAATGCGTTGGAACTGGCCGACCTGTTTATTCTGAAACGCTATCGCCGCAAGGGCATTGGCCGTGCCATTGCCACCCAGGTATTGACCAGCGGGGACGCCAATTGGCTGGTGCGTTTCTATGATCAGGACGAAGCGTCCCAGGCGTTCTGGCGTTCGGTGCTGGATGGCTTGCCACGACCGGTTCAGGCGATTGAACTGGACGATGATCCGCAGTTGGTGAGTTTTCTGGTGACGCGGGCGGTGCATTGA
- the moaA gene encoding GTP 3',8-cyclase MoaA, whose product MSDRILMDSFSRRVDYLRMSVTDRCDFRCVYCMAEDMQFLPRQQILSLEELYLVAERFVALGTRKIRLTGGEPLIRPGVVELCQRIAALPGLRELCMTTNGSQLGKLASPLFDAGLKRLNISLDSLDPERFRQLTRTGDLAQVIKGIDAANAAGFEHTKLNCVVMKGRNDHEINDLVEFAIDRGLDISFIEEMPLGVISEHSRADAFFSSAQVRERIAERYTLIDSAESTQGPSRYWRLVEAPHIRLGFISPHSHNFCATCNRVRLTVEGRLLLCLGNEHGVDLKEVLRRYPGEPQRLEQAIVEAMKIKPYRHNFELNDDVQIVRFMNMTGG is encoded by the coding sequence ATGTCAGATCGAATCTTGATGGATAGTTTTTCTCGACGGGTCGACTATCTCAGAATGTCGGTGACCGACCGCTGTGATTTCCGCTGTGTCTATTGCATGGCCGAGGACATGCAGTTCTTGCCGCGCCAACAGATCCTGTCCCTGGAAGAACTCTATCTGGTGGCGGAACGTTTTGTGGCCCTGGGTACCCGAAAAATCCGCCTGACCGGGGGTGAGCCGTTGATTCGCCCGGGCGTGGTTGAACTGTGCCAGCGCATCGCGGCGCTGCCGGGGCTGCGGGAACTGTGCATGACCACCAACGGCTCGCAATTGGGCAAGTTGGCGTCGCCGCTGTTCGACGCAGGCCTCAAGCGTCTGAACATCAGCCTGGACAGCCTGGACCCCGAGCGGTTTCGCCAACTGACCCGTACCGGGGACCTGGCGCAGGTCATCAAGGGTATCGATGCCGCGAACGCGGCCGGCTTTGAACACACCAAGCTCAACTGCGTGGTCATGAAAGGCCGCAACGATCACGAAATCAACGACCTGGTCGAGTTTGCGATTGATCGTGGGCTGGACATCTCGTTCATCGAAGAAATGCCCTTGGGCGTGATCAGCGAACACAGCCGCGCCGACGCCTTTTTCTCCAGCGCCCAGGTGCGCGAGCGGATTGCCGAACGCTACACCCTCATCGACTCCGCAGAGTCCACCCAAGGCCCATCGCGCTATTGGCGCCTGGTGGAGGCGCCGCATATTCGCCTGGGGTTCATCTCACCCCATAGCCACAACTTCTGTGCGACCTGCAACCGGGTGCGCCTGACCGTCGAAGGCCGGCTCCTGCTGTGCCTGGGCAATGAACACGGCGTGGACCTCAAGGAAGTGCTGCGTCGCTATCCGGGCGAGCCCCAACGCCTGGAACAGGCGATCGTCGAGGCCATGAAGATCAAGCCGTACCGGCACAATTTTGAACTCAATGACGATGTGCAAATTGTCCGTTTCATGAACATGACCGGCGGCTAG
- the glp gene encoding gephyrin-like molybdotransferase Glp, whose protein sequence is MNVSPLMPVEEAIASLLEMAAVQRLDDSEPVLLADARQRVLASDLVATLDLPPWPNSAMDGYALNVEGWDGQPLAVSQRIYAGVAPQALLPGTCARIFTGAPVPEGANSVEMQENVEVLDDGRIAFKKPLVAGHNIRPQGQENRVGQVLLQAGKRLGPFELAIAAGQGCTHVHVVRRPRVALLSTGDELAEPGTPLKPGCIYNSNRTLLSHWLSALGCDVIDGGVLPDQPQQTRLKLEQLQYSTDLILTTGGVSAGDADCLGQVLRECGKPLFWKLAIKPGKPLTVGYFGSVPVIGLPGNPMSALVTFGLLARAYLLRIQGVEDVTPLSFPVSVGFDWHKAGGRREYLRAKLEDRRAVPYSNQSSGILLSASWADGLVEIPEGGTLKAGDMARFIPFCGLF, encoded by the coding sequence ATGAATGTGTCACCGCTGATGCCGGTGGAAGAGGCTATCGCCAGTTTGCTGGAAATGGCCGCGGTCCAACGTCTTGATGACAGCGAGCCTGTGCTGTTGGCGGACGCTCGGCAGCGGGTGTTGGCCAGTGACCTGGTCGCCACCCTGGACCTGCCGCCGTGGCCCAACAGCGCCATGGACGGTTACGCCTTGAACGTGGAGGGCTGGGACGGGCAGCCACTGGCCGTGTCGCAACGGATTTACGCCGGTGTTGCCCCGCAAGCGCTGCTGCCGGGGACCTGTGCCCGGATCTTTACCGGTGCGCCGGTCCCTGAAGGCGCCAACAGTGTCGAGATGCAGGAGAACGTCGAGGTGCTGGACGACGGCCGCATTGCGTTCAAAAAGCCGCTGGTGGCAGGTCATAATATCCGGCCCCAGGGCCAGGAAAACCGTGTCGGGCAGGTTTTGCTTCAGGCTGGCAAGCGCTTGGGCCCATTCGAACTGGCCATCGCCGCCGGGCAGGGCTGCACCCATGTGCATGTGGTACGCCGGCCACGGGTTGCGTTGCTTTCCACTGGTGATGAATTGGCTGAGCCGGGCACGCCGTTGAAGCCCGGCTGTATCTACAACAGCAATCGGACGTTGCTCAGCCATTGGTTGAGCGCATTGGGCTGCGACGTCATTGACGGCGGGGTGCTCCCTGATCAGCCACAGCAGACACGCCTCAAACTTGAGCAGTTGCAGTACTCGACGGACTTGATCCTTACCACGGGCGGCGTGTCGGCAGGTGATGCCGATTGCCTCGGGCAGGTGCTGCGTGAGTGTGGCAAGCCGTTGTTCTGGAAACTTGCGATAAAGCCCGGCAAACCGCTGACCGTGGGCTACTTTGGCAGCGTGCCGGTGATCGGTCTGCCGGGTAATCCGATGTCGGCGCTGGTGACCTTCGGGCTGTTGGCCCGGGCTTATTTGTTGCGTATCCAGGGGGTCGAAGACGTCACGCCCTTGAGCTTCCCGGTCAGTGTCGGTTTTGACTGGCACAAGGCCGGAGGCCGTCGGGAATACCTCAGGGCCAAGCTGGAGGACCGCCGTGCCGTGCCCTATAGCAACCAGAGTTCGGGGATTTTGTTGAGCGCATCCTGGGCGGATGGGTTGGTGGAGATTCCGGAGGGTGGCACGTTGAAGGCCGGAGACATGGCGCGATTTATTCCGTTCTGCGGTTTGTTTTAA